The Epilithonimonas zeae genome contains a region encoding:
- a CDS encoding DUF5686 family protein encodes MKSMLDKKFILTLFLILINGLLFSQNEKENQIEDVVIKGVKKYKNKKENPAYAIMQQVWKKKKSNGLLLHKDYQYKTYEKIDFRLDNIDSAFTKKKAFRGMDSIIFKYNDSSEIAGKAVLPIFITESIFNVYGKNGPKKERKDLVATRLSGLKNNQIVSKTIQNMYQDINIYDNTINYLNIGFVSPVSTDGFGIFDYNITDTIEVNTVRSYEIRFTPKNPDALALKGRLYISMDKYNVMKVEMETNKKININFVKNIATDLEFDNPDDSTFIPIRNETTLQLVLNDKEKAKYVLAKRVANYSDYQFDKGLTDDFLNKIVVPEDEMVAKDEEYWQVNRTEPLTTSQQNIYKMYDELEHNPKYKKVVKIIEIGNSGYIPIGKSGIDFGNIFQSFGYNDIEGTRLRGGFRTYRGKNDMWRIQAYTAYGFRDQKWKFGGEAKYMFNKTDRFQVGAGFRKDVLQLGVQLTTDEGIMTRSFASSSVLNSGETTSMSSVKQSNIYTSIEPWKNIQLRLDATQQSIESADSNLFNINYYRGGVLRSDLNDTRFTATIIARPGIKFSTYGVDRYEMTALATNPTLILKYTKGVGGVFNSDFNYNKLQFYYYQPVILGNWGRLFANVEAGKNFDALPLALQNVMPANQSYGLVRGVFSLMNYYEFVADSYAVLFLEHHFNGKILSQIPLIKKLKLREVAFFRSGVGSLKQESIMMNAGNMSLSAPEKPYYEYGFGIENIGWGNFRILRVDFNWRGNYLNHKTTANTDVRKFGVQFGFQMNF; translated from the coding sequence ATGAAATCGATGCTTGATAAAAAATTTATCCTTACCTTATTTCTGATTTTAATAAATGGTTTACTTTTCTCACAAAATGAAAAAGAAAACCAAATCGAAGACGTCGTTATCAAAGGCGTTAAAAAATATAAGAACAAAAAAGAAAATCCGGCTTATGCTATTATGCAGCAAGTCTGGAAAAAGAAAAAATCAAACGGACTTCTGCTCCACAAAGATTATCAATACAAAACTTACGAGAAAATCGATTTTCGTCTTGATAATATCGACAGTGCTTTTACCAAGAAAAAAGCGTTTCGCGGAATGGATTCTATCATTTTCAAATACAATGATTCTTCCGAGATTGCGGGAAAAGCGGTTCTTCCTATCTTCATAACAGAAAGCATTTTCAATGTCTATGGTAAAAATGGTCCAAAGAAAGAACGTAAAGATCTGGTTGCAACGAGACTTTCTGGTTTGAAGAATAATCAAATTGTTTCCAAAACAATACAAAATATGTATCAGGACATCAATATTTATGACAACACGATTAATTATCTGAATATTGGTTTTGTAAGTCCAGTTTCTACCGATGGTTTTGGTATTTTCGATTATAATATTACGGATACGATTGAGGTTAATACTGTTCGTTCTTACGAGATTCGATTCACGCCTAAAAATCCTGATGCATTGGCTCTGAAAGGACGACTTTACATTTCTATGGACAAGTACAATGTAATGAAAGTGGAGATGGAAACGAATAAAAAAATCAATATTAATTTCGTAAAAAACATTGCCACAGATTTGGAATTCGATAATCCAGACGATTCTACTTTTATCCCAATCAGAAACGAAACGACCTTGCAATTGGTTCTTAATGATAAGGAAAAAGCAAAATATGTGCTTGCAAAAAGGGTTGCCAACTATTCCGATTATCAGTTTGATAAAGGATTAACAGATGATTTCCTCAACAAAATTGTTGTTCCCGAAGACGAAATGGTTGCTAAGGACGAAGAGTATTGGCAAGTTAATAGAACTGAACCGCTAACAACTAGTCAACAGAATATATACAAAATGTACGACGAATTAGAACATAATCCGAAGTACAAAAAAGTTGTTAAAATCATTGAAATAGGAAACTCGGGTTACATTCCTATTGGAAAAAGTGGCATTGATTTCGGGAATATTTTCCAGTCTTTTGGTTATAATGATATAGAAGGAACCAGGCTTAGAGGCGGTTTCAGAACTTATCGTGGAAAGAACGATATGTGGCGAATCCAGGCGTACACAGCTTACGGTTTCCGAGACCAAAAATGGAAATTTGGTGGTGAAGCAAAATATATGTTCAATAAAACCGATCGTTTTCAGGTTGGTGCGGGTTTTAGAAAAGACGTTTTACAATTAGGCGTTCAGTTGACTACGGACGAGGGAATTATGACAAGATCTTTCGCTTCCTCTTCTGTCCTTAACAGTGGAGAAACGACTTCTATGAGTTCTGTGAAACAAAGTAATATCTATACGAGTATCGAACCTTGGAAAAACATCCAATTACGTCTGGATGCGACCCAACAAAGCATCGAATCTGCAGATTCTAACTTGTTCAACATCAATTATTACAGAGGCGGCGTTTTACGATCAGATTTGAATGACACGAGATTCACAGCAACAATTATTGCAAGACCTGGAATCAAATTTTCCACTTATGGCGTTGATCGTTACGAAATGACGGCTTTAGCCACTAATCCAACTTTGATTTTAAAATACACAAAAGGAGTTGGTGGTGTTTTTAATTCTGATTTTAATTATAACAAATTACAATTCTATTATTATCAACCCGTTATTTTAGGAAATTGGGGAAGATTATTTGCGAATGTGGAGGCCGGTAAAAACTTTGATGCACTTCCACTCGCTTTGCAAAATGTGATGCCTGCCAACCAATCTTATGGATTAGTTCGCGGTGTTTTCTCTTTGATGAATTATTATGAATTTGTAGCAGATTCTTATGCTGTTTTGTTTTTGGAACATCACTTCAATGGGAAAATTTTATCACAAATTCCTTTGATTAAAAAGCTTAAATTAAGAGAAGTTGCGTTTTTCCGTTCTGGCGTTGGAAGTCTGAAGCAAGAATCCATAATGATGAATGCTGGAAATATGAGCCTAAGCGCTCCTGAAAAACCTTACTACGAATATGGTTTTGGAATTGAGAATATTGGTTGGGGCAATTTCAGAATATTGAGAGTCGATTTTAACTGGAGAGGAAATTACTTAAATCATAAAACAACCGCAAATACCGATGTAAGAAAATTTGGTGTTCAGTTTGGTTTCCAGATGAATTTTTAG
- the rsmA gene encoding 16S rRNA (adenine(1518)-N(6)/adenine(1519)-N(6))-dimethyltransferase RsmA: MDVRAKKHLGQHFLTDQNIARNIVDSLSLEGYKKVLEVGPGMGVLTKFLLEKDVETYVAEIDNESIDYLKKHYPKLEEQHFVGDFLKTDIPMVFGGEELAVIGNFPYNISSQILFKIIDNFQYVPEMSGMFQKEVAERTAAKPRTKDYGILSVLVQAYYDVEYLFTVHENVFNPPPKVKSGVIRMTRNLKEGLAGNEVLFKQIVKAGFGQRRKKMSNALKVLGIPENIKSHPFLDIRAEELSVADFIAFTNEWKSSL; encoded by the coding sequence TTGGACGTTAGAGCAAAAAAACATCTTGGTCAGCATTTTCTTACAGACCAGAATATCGCACGAAACATTGTAGATTCGCTTTCTTTAGAAGGTTATAAAAAAGTTTTGGAAGTTGGTCCAGGAATGGGTGTTCTTACAAAATTCCTTCTGGAAAAAGACGTTGAAACTTACGTTGCGGAGATTGATAACGAGTCCATCGATTATCTTAAAAAACATTATCCGAAATTAGAAGAACAGCATTTCGTTGGCGATTTTCTGAAAACTGATATTCCGATGGTTTTTGGTGGCGAGGAATTGGCTGTGATTGGGAATTTCCCTTATAATATTTCGTCTCAGATTTTGTTTAAAATCATTGACAATTTCCAATATGTTCCGGAAATGAGCGGAATGTTCCAGAAAGAAGTGGCGGAAAGAACCGCTGCAAAACCAAGAACAAAAGATTACGGAATCTTGTCAGTTTTGGTTCAGGCTTATTACGATGTGGAATATCTTTTTACGGTTCACGAAAATGTGTTCAATCCGCCTCCAAAAGTAAAATCCGGTGTCATCCGAATGACGCGAAATCTGAAAGAAGGATTGGCTGGAAATGAAGTTCTCTTTAAACAAATCGTGAAAGCTGGATTTGGACAAAGACGGAAAAAAATGAGCAATGCTTTGAAAGTTCTTGGTATTCCTGAAAATATTAAATCTCATCCTTTCCTTGACATCCGAGCGGAAGAATTGTCTGTTGCTGATTTTATTGCTTTTACGAATGAGTGGAAAAGTAGTTTGTAG
- a CDS encoding DUF456 domain-containing protein yields the protein MDSVFIDIIALVLLFVGMLGTFLPVLPGLLLSICGLLIFKFGTENNMPMMYVWIFVFLTLVSTVLNYVIPAKTNKKYGGTRYGSIGSFIGTLLGLFFIPIPLGFLIGMLLGVFLGELLHDVNDRKKAFNSMKGAFIGFVYGTGFSLMVGLAMFLVVGYYIFF from the coding sequence ATGGATTCTGTTTTTATCGACATTATCGCTTTGGTTCTACTTTTTGTAGGAATGCTGGGAACTTTTCTTCCTGTTCTGCCCGGATTGTTATTGAGTATCTGCGGATTACTGATATTCAAATTTGGAACAGAAAATAATATGCCAATGATGTATGTCTGGATTTTCGTTTTTCTGACTCTTGTTTCCACAGTTCTGAATTACGTTATCCCCGCAAAAACCAACAAAAAATACGGCGGAACACGTTACGGAAGCATTGGTTCTTTTATTGGAACATTGCTCGGTTTATTTTTCATCCCGATTCCTTTAGGGTTTTTGATAGGAATGTTATTAGGTGTTTTTCTTGGAGAATTATTACACGATGTTAATGACAGAAAAAAAGCCTTTAACTCTATGAAAGGTGCTTTTATTGGATTTGTTTACGGCACCGGATTTAGTTTGATGGTTGGACTGGCAATGTTTTTGGTTGTCGGTTATTATATTTTCTTTTAA
- a CDS encoding pyridoxine 5'-phosphate synthase, whose protein sequence is MTKLSVNINKIATLRNARGGDVPSVTQVALDLERFGAQGITIHPRPDERHITRKDVYDLKPLVTTEFNIEGNPHRPFIDMVLEVKPEQVTLVPDADDAITSNAGWDCEKNLDFLKSVISEFKNAGIRTSIFLDPNPEMVKFAAETGTDRIELYTEAYAKHYFDNKELAIESYFKTAVVASEFGLGINAGHDLSLDNLKYFADNIPNLLEVSIGHALISEALYLGLENTVQAYLKRLAKW, encoded by the coding sequence ATGACCAAACTTAGTGTCAATATCAATAAAATCGCAACGCTGAGAAATGCCAGAGGTGGCGATGTTCCAAGTGTAACTCAAGTCGCTTTGGATTTGGAAAGATTCGGAGCACAGGGAATTACAATCCATCCAAGACCAGACGAAAGACATATCACGAGAAAAGATGTGTACGATTTGAAACCTTTGGTAACTACGGAATTCAATATCGAGGGAAATCCACATCGTCCGTTTATCGATATGGTTTTGGAAGTAAAACCAGAACAAGTGACGTTGGTTCCTGATGCTGATGATGCGATAACATCCAACGCCGGCTGGGATTGTGAAAAGAATTTAGATTTTTTGAAATCTGTTATTTCGGAATTCAAAAATGCTGGAATCAGAACGTCTATTTTCCTTGATCCAAATCCTGAAATGGTGAAGTTTGCTGCAGAAACGGGAACAGACAGAATCGAACTTTATACAGAAGCTTACGCCAAACATTATTTTGATAATAAGGAATTAGCTATAGAATCATATTTTAAAACGGCTGTAGTTGCAAGTGAATTTGGTTTGGGAATCAATGCCGGGCACGATTTGTCATTAGACAACTTAAAATATTTCGCAGATAATATTCCTAATCTTTTGGAAGTTTCTATTGGTCACGCCTTGATTTCGGAAGCACTTTATCTAGGTTTGGAAAATACAGTTCAGGCTTATTTGAAGAGATTGGCGAAATGGTAA
- a CDS encoding uracil-DNA glycosylase: protein MTWKEVLKPIKESDYFNELWEKVKIQYNSTKCFPPKNEIFRALELTEFDDVEVVIIGQDPYHNDGQANGLCFSVSENVTAPPSLKNIFIELKEDMGIERKNKDLQDWAKQGVLLLNATLTVKAHEPNSHRDLGWETFTDYIIKQISDRKQNVVFVLWGAFAQKKASLIDETKHFIIQSAHPSPFSVYRGFFGSKPFSKINNYLLEKGKNPIVWG, encoded by the coding sequence ATGACTTGGAAAGAAGTTTTGAAGCCGATAAAGGAAAGTGATTATTTTAATGAACTATGGGAGAAAGTAAAAATTCAATATAATTCAACTAAATGTTTTCCTCCTAAAAATGAGATTTTCCGAGCTTTGGAACTGACGGAATTTGACGATGTGGAAGTTGTGATTATCGGGCAAGACCCTTACCATAATGACGGACAAGCGAACGGGCTTTGCTTTTCTGTTTCTGAGAATGTCACTGCGCCGCCTTCTCTCAAAAATATCTTTATTGAACTGAAAGAAGATATGGGAATAGAGAGAAAAAATAAAGATTTACAGGATTGGGCAAAACAAGGTGTTCTCCTTCTTAATGCAACTCTAACCGTAAAAGCGCACGAGCCCAATTCGCATAGAGACCTTGGTTGGGAAACATTTACGGATTATATCATTAAACAAATTTCTGATAGAAAACAAAATGTCGTGTTTGTACTTTGGGGCGCATTTGCACAAAAAAAAGCCTCGCTGATAGACGAGACTAAACATTTTATTATTCAATCGGCGCATCCTTCACCTTTTTCTGTTTACAGAGGTTTTTTCGGAAGCAAACCGTTTTCAAAAATCAATAATTATCTTTTGGAAAAGGGAAAGAATCCAATTGTTTGGGGATAA
- a CDS encoding lactonase family protein: protein MKIWNSFIFSTIFMANLSAQNTIIVGTYTNSEKCSSGGIHIFDFDENTYKYNLKYHTENIINPSFVSLSPDKKFLFSVNENGDKSTITSFSIDEQNGTLIKKDERKTQGEDPCFLISDDQNLIVANYSGGSINVFKRYTDGKLSDVFQNIKFEGVGVNPKRQEKSHIHQVQFSQDGKYVLATDLGLDKIYVFKYNKTGEKVLEKVGEFDTKKGSGPRHIAFDKSGKLIYLVQELSGDLSVLSFNEGKIELIQEETLLSRKVRFNFRAADIHLSDNEKFLYVTNRDDADDITTFKILEDGKVKKIQQSKTTGRNPRNFAISPNNKLVLIANQDTNRINIFSRDLKTGELTPTNKSIPVCAPVNVIFYEKGK, encoded by the coding sequence ATGAAAATCTGGAATAGTTTTATTTTCTCAACAATATTTATGGCTAATTTATCTGCACAGAATACGATTATCGTAGGAACTTACACCAACAGTGAAAAGTGCAGCAGTGGCGGAATTCACATTTTCGATTTTGATGAAAACACTTATAAATATAACCTCAAATATCATACAGAAAATATTATCAATCCAAGTTTTGTAAGCCTTAGTCCAGATAAAAAATTTCTTTTTTCTGTCAACGAAAATGGCGACAAAAGTACAATCACTTCTTTTTCTATTGACGAACAGAATGGAACTCTAATCAAAAAAGATGAACGTAAAACGCAAGGTGAAGACCCGTGTTTCTTGATTTCCGATGACCAAAATTTAATTGTTGCGAATTATTCCGGCGGAAGCATTAATGTTTTCAAACGTTATACGGATGGAAAATTGTCCGATGTTTTTCAGAATATAAAATTCGAAGGTGTTGGCGTGAATCCAAAAAGACAGGAAAAATCGCACATTCATCAGGTTCAGTTTTCTCAGGATGGAAAATATGTTTTGGCAACTGATTTAGGTTTGGATAAAATTTATGTTTTCAAATACAACAAAACTGGCGAAAAAGTTCTGGAAAAAGTTGGAGAATTTGATACAAAGAAAGGTTCTGGACCAAGACATATTGCGTTTGATAAAAGTGGAAAATTAATTTATCTTGTTCAGGAATTGAGTGGTGATTTATCTGTTCTAAGTTTTAATGAAGGTAAGATTGAATTAATTCAGGAAGAAACTTTGTTATCCAGAAAAGTTAGGTTCAATTTCAGAGCGGCGGATATTCATTTATCGGACAATGAAAAATTTTTATACGTTACCAATCGTGATGATGCCGACGATATTACGACTTTCAAAATCTTGGAAGATGGAAAAGTGAAGAAAATTCAGCAAAGTAAAACAACTGGCAGAAACCCACGGAATTTTGCCATCAGCCCCAATAACAAATTGGTTTTGATAGCTAACCAAGACACCAATAGAATCAATATTTTCAGTAGAGATTTGAAAACCGGCGAATTGACTCCAACTAATAAGTCGATTCCCGTTTGTGCTCCTGTGAACGTCATTTTCTATGAAAAAGGTAAATAA
- a CDS encoding alpha/beta fold hydrolase, producing the protein MEILHSKIYGEERTETPLLVFHGLFGMLDNWGSFGKEFGELMPTHILDLRNHGRSFHSDSMSHDDLAQDIANYMDAHNIQKANVLGHSLGGKAVMQFAINFPERLEKLIVVDITPKAYPPHHQGIIKALQSVDFEKVESRQDVEAVLGEYIHEKFVIQFLMKNLYWTDDKKLAWRFNLKTLAEKYTEFVSNAIRFGVFKGPTLFIGGANSNYILPQDEFLIKQQFPDSKIIKIKNAEHWVQANNPVDFNAAVKDFLL; encoded by the coding sequence ATGGAAATTTTACATTCAAAAATATACGGAGAAGAGAGAACGGAGACACCACTTTTGGTTTTTCACGGATTGTTTGGAATGCTCGATAATTGGGGAAGTTTTGGAAAAGAATTTGGAGAATTGATGCCGACTCACATCTTAGATTTGAGAAATCACGGTAGAAGTTTTCATTCAGATTCTATGTCGCACGATGATTTGGCTCAGGATATTGCTAATTATATGGATGCTCATAACATTCAGAAAGCTAATGTTTTGGGACATTCTCTGGGAGGAAAAGCAGTGATGCAATTTGCGATTAATTTCCCTGAAAGATTGGAAAAACTGATTGTTGTAGATATTACGCCAAAAGCCTATCCGCCACATCATCAAGGGATTATCAAGGCTTTACAAAGTGTGGATTTCGAAAAAGTGGAATCTCGACAAGATGTAGAAGCCGTTTTAGGCGAATATATTCACGAAAAATTTGTGATTCAGTTTCTCATGAAGAATCTGTATTGGACAGATGATAAAAAGCTAGCTTGGAGATTTAATCTAAAAACATTAGCCGAAAAATATACAGAGTTTGTTTCAAATGCCATTAGATTCGGCGTTTTCAAAGGTCCAACTTTGTTCATTGGCGGCGCAAATTCCAATTATATTTTACCTCAAGATGAATTCCTGATTAAACAGCAATTTCCAGATTCTAAAATCATTAAAATCAAAAATGCAGAACATTGGGTTCAGGCAAATAATCCTGTCGATTTCAATGCGGCTGTGAAAGATTTTCTTCTTTAG
- the idi gene encoding isopentenyl-diphosphate Delta-isomerase, with protein sequence MEKVVLVNPQDEVLGQMEKMQAHENGLLHRAFSVFLFNEKGEMLLQKRAEEKYHSPNQWTNACCSHPRLNESYLDAAKRRIKEELGIDCELTEKFHFIYKADVGEGLWEHELDYVFTGNFDGEFDLNPEEVSEIRYVSIADLQQEISENPDHFTEWFKIIWDEYRNQLN encoded by the coding sequence ATGGAAAAAGTGGTATTGGTCAATCCTCAGGATGAAGTTTTGGGACAAATGGAAAAAATGCAGGCGCATGAAAATGGACTTTTGCATCGTGCTTTTTCGGTTTTTCTGTTCAACGAAAAGGGAGAAATGCTTTTGCAGAAGCGCGCTGAAGAGAAATACCATTCGCCCAACCAATGGACCAACGCTTGTTGTTCACACCCAAGATTGAACGAATCTTATCTGGATGCGGCGAAAAGACGGATCAAAGAAGAACTGGGAATTGACTGTGAGTTGACGGAAAAATTCCATTTTATTTATAAAGCGGATGTTGGAGAAGGACTTTGGGAACACGAGTTGGATTATGTTTTTACAGGAAACTTTGATGGAGAATTTGATTTGAATCCTGAGGAAGTTTCGGAAATTCGGTATGTTTCTATTGCTGATTTACAACAGGAAATTTCTGAAAATCCAGATCACTTTACGGAATGGTTCAAAATCATTTGGGATGAATATCGTAATCAGCTGAATTAG
- a CDS encoding mechanosensitive ion channel family protein — MKNELIDYKDFLQRISDEIHFFCKDFFPDEFVLAGQITLKFALLIFLIFIVAFLLKNGINLIFKFFFDKEKYPVMKSIYKAKVTNSVANILALGFGNYALFSIFYRHPKSFVFLERLIGILIVLVIANMAFRFIKVLQNYYLIQQDYYKIIAINSISQTVRIFGGFIFGVIAICVLFGISGTTVLGSLGAITAVIVLVFRDTILGFVTGIHVATSKNLKVGDWVAIPKYSIEGNIEDIDLLTTKIRNFDKTLSTIPTYDLLTTEIKNMQVMSETNTRRIKKSIVFNIKSFKFLNDEAFSELLKINLIHDYLVEKKKEIDAQKSTLKNADEIINGQQLTNIGTFRIYALNYLKNNHNIDQEGTIMVRQMEITPQGMPLEIYCFANDSNWVNFEQIQADIFDHLLVASKEFDLEIMQVNKI; from the coding sequence ATGAAAAACGAACTCATAGATTACAAAGATTTTCTTCAACGAATCAGTGACGAAATTCATTTCTTCTGTAAAGATTTTTTTCCTGATGAATTTGTCTTAGCGGGTCAGATTACACTAAAATTTGCACTTCTGATATTCTTAATTTTTATTGTTGCTTTTCTTCTAAAAAACGGAATCAATCTTATATTCAAATTCTTTTTTGATAAGGAGAAATATCCTGTAATGAAATCCATTTATAAAGCAAAAGTCACCAATTCTGTGGCTAATATTTTGGCTTTAGGATTTGGGAATTATGCCTTGTTTTCTATCTTTTACAGACATCCCAAAAGCTTTGTTTTTCTGGAAAGGCTCATTGGGATTTTGATTGTTTTGGTGATTGCTAATATGGCTTTTCGTTTTATCAAAGTTTTACAGAATTATTACCTGATTCAACAGGATTATTATAAAATCATCGCTATTAATTCTATTTCTCAAACCGTTAGGATTTTCGGTGGATTTATTTTTGGAGTTATAGCTATTTGTGTTTTGTTCGGTATTAGTGGAACTACTGTTTTGGGAAGTTTAGGAGCAATAACTGCTGTAATTGTTTTGGTTTTCAGAGATACAATTTTAGGTTTTGTAACGGGGATTCACGTTGCTACTTCCAAGAATTTGAAAGTAGGAGATTGGGTTGCCATTCCAAAATATTCTATCGAAGGTAATATCGAGGATATAGATTTGCTAACGACGAAAATCAGAAACTTTGATAAAACACTTTCTACTATTCCGACCTATGACTTGCTGACCACAGAAATCAAGAATATGCAGGTGATGTCTGAAACGAATACGAGACGAATAAAAAAATCTATTGTATTTAATATCAAATCTTTCAAATTTCTGAATGATGAAGCTTTTAGTGAATTGTTGAAAATTAATCTGATTCACGATTATCTGGTGGAAAAGAAAAAAGAAATTGATGCTCAGAAAAGTACACTGAAAAACGCTGATGAGATCATCAATGGTCAGCAGTTGACCAACATTGGAACTTTCAGAATCTACGCTTTGAACTATCTGAAAAATAATCATAATATCGACCAGGAAGGAACAATAATGGTGAGACAAATGGAGATTACACCGCAAGGAATGCCCTTGGAGATCTATTGTTTTGCCAATGACTCTAATTGGGTGAATTTTGAACAGATTCAGGCTGATATTTTTGACCATCTTTTGGTGGCTTCCAAAGAATTTGACCTAGAGATAATGCAGGTAAACAAAATATAA
- a CDS encoding NAD(P)H-binding protein → MKALVIGATGATGNDLVNQLCEDADFEQIDIFVRRRSDFHNEKVKAHVVDFDHPEEWKYLVKGDVAFSCLGTTLKSAGSKENQKVIDYDYQFNFAKAAKENQVEDYILVSAYGANPDSKIFYSRIKGELEEAVKNLKFDKTTIFKPGMLERKNSDRSAEITGLKAIKFLNKLGLFKSQQPLPTSVLAKAMIVASKIKSNSFSEIKLHNIFSFAEKKTQ, encoded by the coding sequence ATGAAAGCTTTGGTAATTGGTGCAACCGGCGCTACAGGAAATGACCTTGTGAATCAACTTTGTGAAGATGCTGACTTCGAGCAAATCGATATTTTTGTGAGACGACGTTCTGATTTTCATAATGAAAAAGTCAAAGCACACGTTGTAGATTTTGACCATCCAGAAGAATGGAAATACCTTGTGAAAGGCGATGTTGCTTTTTCTTGTCTTGGAACAACTCTGAAATCTGCAGGAAGTAAAGAAAATCAAAAAGTAATTGATTATGATTATCAATTTAATTTTGCTAAAGCAGCAAAAGAAAATCAGGTCGAAGATTACATTTTGGTTTCCGCATATGGCGCCAATCCTGATTCTAAAATCTTCTATTCCAGAATAAAAGGCGAATTGGAAGAAGCTGTAAAAAATCTGAAATTCGATAAAACTACTATCTTCAAACCCGGAATGCTGGAACGAAAAAACAGCGATAGAAGTGCTGAAATCACAGGTTTGAAAGCAATTAAATTCCTTAATAAATTAGGGCTATTCAAAAGTCAACAGCCTTTACCAACTTCTGTATTAGCCAAAGCGATGATTGTTGCATCAAAGATTAAATCCAATAGTTTTTCGGAAATAAAACTTCATAATATTTTCAGTTTTGCCGAGAAGAAAACACAATAA
- a CDS encoding lactonase family protein: protein MKIQKIALLLSFLIFTNLYSQREFVFFGSYNWEKGSEAVYVYELNTETGKLTKVASSSDVINPGYITISNDGKYVYASSDAKTPNYGTVSAFAFDADKKSLTFLNQQKTGGENPVYVNVDKSGKWLINATYNIPTISVFPILENGKIDSIAQHFTFTEGSGINPKRQEKAHTHSVVFSPDYKTLLVADLGADKILQYPFDANQKQPLIDSQSTFINTKPGSGPRHIIFSKDGKLTYSIEELAGMISVYDFSDNRLKEIQRIATHPDKIKEGFESSDVHISPDGKFLYATNRGNENNIAIFKVLNDGKLESIGYQKTKGKHPRTFAIDETGKFIIVTNVISQDVTVFKRNSETGMLKKVGKPVKIKNVTCVKTKMY from the coding sequence ATGAAAATCCAAAAAATCGCTCTACTCTTAAGTTTCTTAATTTTCACAAATTTATATTCTCAAAGAGAATTTGTATTTTTTGGTTCATATAATTGGGAGAAAGGTTCAGAAGCGGTTTATGTTTACGAACTTAATACAGAAACAGGAAAGCTGACCAAAGTTGCGTCGTCTTCTGATGTCATCAATCCTGGTTACATCACAATTTCTAACGATGGAAAATATGTTTACGCCTCATCCGACGCAAAAACTCCGAACTACGGAACAGTGAGTGCTTTTGCTTTTGATGCTGACAAAAAATCATTAACATTCCTTAATCAACAAAAAACAGGTGGCGAAAATCCGGTTTATGTGAATGTTGATAAAAGTGGAAAATGGTTGATTAATGCGACTTACAATATTCCAACGATTTCGGTTTTTCCAATTCTTGAAAATGGAAAAATAGATTCGATAGCGCAACATTTTACATTCACAGAAGGAAGTGGTATAAATCCTAAAAGACAGGAAAAAGCACATACACATTCTGTCGTTTTTTCACCAGATTACAAGACTTTGCTCGTTGCAGATTTGGGCGCTGACAAAATTTTACAATATCCTTTCGATGCCAATCAGAAACAACCTTTGATAGATAGCCAAAGTACTTTCATTAATACCAAACCCGGAAGCGGCCCAAGACACATCATTTTTAGCAAAGATGGAAAACTGACTTATTCTATTGAGGAATTGGCTGGGATGATTTCGGTTTATGATTTTTCTGATAACAGGCTGAAAGAAATCCAGAGAATTGCGACGCATCCTGATAAAATCAAAGAAGGTTTTGAGAGCTCGGATGTTCATATTTCGCCAGACGGAAAATTCCTATATGCGACTAATAGAGGAAATGAAAACAATATTGCGATTTTCAAAGTTTTAAATGATGGAAAACTAGAATCTATCGGCTATCAAAAAACAAAAGGAAAACATCCAAGAACTTTTGCGATAGATGAAACTGGGAAATTCATTATTGTGACGAATGTTATTTCGCAAGATGTAACCGTTTTCAAAAGAAATTCAGAAACCGGAATGTTGAAGAAAGTGGGAAAACCAGTGAAAATCAAAAATGTGACTTGCGTGAAGACGAAGATGTATTGA